The Loxodonta africana isolate mLoxAfr1 chromosome 1, mLoxAfr1.hap2, whole genome shotgun sequence genomic sequence AGCAGCACGGAGCCCCAGCACAGCCAAACTCTCAGCGGAGTTTGGTGGAGCCGTGGAGGCAAGCCCTGAAGGCCTCCCCTTCCCCATCCACCTCCTCAAAAGCTCCCTGCCTCaccctggggctggggctggggctggggctggggctggggctggggctggggctgcaaTGAGGGCGTTGGAGGGGCAGTACCTCCCCAGCTTACCTGCGCGGAGCCTGGCCTAGACTGGGGATGGCTCAGCAGGGACGAGGCCTGGGATCCCAAGGGGCCAGCGGCTGCTCTCTGGGGCAGGATGCCTGCCCAGGCCCGGCTTCCAGGAATGGAAGTCAGTGCATTCCCGGCGTCTGGATGCCGCCTCAGCTTGTCCCGTGGCCGAAGGACCCGCGCAGAGCTGCAGATCATAGAGGTGCGGGGCCGCGCTTGCTCCAATCAGCTCCCTCTAGAGGAAGTTCCTCTGTGGCCGCCGGATGCGACACCCGTTCTCAGCCTGGCTCCCAGGCCAAGGGCAGCTCCCGCCCCGCCCCAGATCCAGCCAGGATGGAGCGGCTCCCCTCTCCCACTGCTTTGTCTACCCCTGACTCCCTGGCTTTGTCTTGGTCTTTTACCCCTTCCATCAATCAACACCAATAAAAAAGCCAGGATGGCGAAGTTTCTTAAGCACCCACCCGTGTGCCATGCACTTTAGCAACCTCATTGTCTCATCACATCTTCTCAACATCCCTTTCGGGTACGGTCAGTGAACTctgcccattttaaagatgaacaaactgaggctcagctgGTATATGGTACTCCCCCAAGGTCACTGAGCTGGGTTTATAATCAGGTCTGTAGGTGCCGcggggaataataataataaatgagatTCAACCGATGCGCCAGCACCTTAGATACAAAACCCTGACGATCACAGGCAGGTAAACAGAGATGAAAACATGGTGAGGTCTGTGCTGCCCTCTGGGCATGCGTGAGCTGGGTGCTAAGGGGGCAGAGAAGAGGAAGGACGCATACTGTCTGGCATCAGGAAATGGTTCTCAGGGACAGGGCAAGCCCAGAAAGCTGGCTGGGTGGAGGTATGGGTAGAGTCCTCGACAGCGCCCTGCCCCATTCTGGGGATCCTAGTCCCTCCCAGCCTCTCCTGTTCACTCCCACCAGGCCTCCTGGGGCTCTCACCAAGATCCCCTCCCCCAAGTCTTCATCCCCCCCCCAGCCTCCTCAGACCCCCTGTCTCATCACCCGCCTGTCCCCTCTGCCCCTAACTACTCTCCCACCCACCCCATGCCCTACCAAAgtcaccctccccaccccaccccccacctgacCTTTGCCTTCTAGAACTCCTGGAAGTTTCTAACTGGAAGTTTTCATTTGAAAACTCCTCCTGTTCTTAAGCAGTTGGTCCTGGGGtgaccactagggctcctccctCTGAGTCAGGGTCCCCTTCAGGATGGAGGCCCCAGCTCCAACCCACCGACCCCGAATTTTGGGCCACTCCTCCATGTTCCGCTTTTTCCGTAACCTGATGAGGAGCAAGAGCAGCCCAAAGCGCTCTAACAAGGGTCTAGCAAGAGGTGGGACGTGTCCCTCTCAAGAGCAGGATGCCGTCCACGTGATGGATCGCCAGGGCCAAGAAGAGAGCAAGATCGAGCCACCCTCCATGCTGCCTGATGCCCTCATGGTAGCCACTCCCAAGGGCTCCCTGCACCTGCTACTGCATGATCCCTCAtgcctgggggtgggggataTGTGGCCCCAGACCCTCACCCCCATGGAGATCCTGCAGGTGCTGGCCCAGGGCAAAGAGGTGAAGTCGGTCCTGCCCAGAGGAAGTCAGGAGGTGCTGGGCAGCCTGtctgagaaggaggaggaggaagagaagaacgAGGCAGCAAGGCAGGCCTCTGGGGATACAGGGGCCTCGGGCAGGTAAGGGGCTGGGGCTGTGGGTGGTGGCGATGGGGGAACCCTGGTGGGGAAAGGGCCTGGGATGTAAGATGGTGGAAGGATATGGGCCTGAGATAGGGGACCTAAGTTGAGCAGAGTCCAGGAACGGTAGTCCTTAGATGAGTAAAGGGCTGAACAGGGGCTGGGTATGGGGGCTGGGCGGttagggggtgggggaaggagccAGGGATTAAAGGTAGGGCCAAGGTATGGAAGCATCAAGTGAGGGGAAGAGCCTGGAATTGGGGGGTTTGGGTGGGGGAGGAGGCAAAGACAAGGGTTCCCCCACAAGTGAGGGGGATGGGGGCACCATGAATGAAAGAGGGAGGGGCCAGGTCCCCTCAGCTCCGAGGAGCTGATGTGCCAGGGTGGTTGGGGCTCCCACTCCTGctccaccctccttttccaaggccCACTCAACtctgccctccctccccaccctctctcctATTTCCCAACCCCATGTGAAGAAGCGGAGACATACCTCCCCACACTCTCCTTACATGACTTTTGGGAAGGGATAGCCCCCCCTATGACAAAGACCCCAGAGGGCAGAACAGGGGGCTGCTGGGAGAGGGAGAACGGAAGGGGCTGAGTAGGGTGTGTCAGAGAGCCTTGGGGGAGGTTGGGGCACCCCCTGCCATATTTCTGGGCCCTACTCACCTCCCCCACCTGACTGTGGTTTGGAATCAGGATTGCCCAGGCTCTGGAGGTGGAGCAAGAATGCCTGCAGAGGGCCAAGACCTTTaccagggaggaagagaaagagtatCTGCTTGACGGTGAGTGTGGCCCTCTTCCTCTAGGACTTCTCAGGGGTGTAGGGCCCggcaggacacaggacacagtcTGAGGAGacactggagccagactgcctgggtttgaatcccaactACCTTGCCAAACTGTGTGATAATGGCAAGTTTCTCAACCTCTCTGTCTCAGCCTCCTCATTTACAAAATGGTCATATAATAGTACCTATCTCGgagggcagaaaccctggtggcgtagtgccgaaaggttggcagtttgaatctaccaggtgttccttggaaactctatagggcaattctactctgttctatagggtggctatgagttggaatcgaattggttttggttttatctcagGGTAAttgcaaagattaaatgagatgttaTTTGTAAAGTGCCTAGAATTGTGCCTGACACATAATTGGTGTTTGCTAAAGAAAGCAAAGAAACCCCACTCCCAGCTCAGGCCTCCCACATCCCTACCCTCCTGGGCCACCCCCTACAGCCATCAGCCTGGCAGTGACTGCTGTTCCTTCACAGGAGACCTCAAGCTGGCCTCCTCAAAGGCAGGGATGACTCCCTGGAACCACCTCCTCAGCTTGTACAAGCAGCTCCAGAAATCAGCCATGGCCAAGGTCTGTGGGACCAGCCTGGGGTGGTAGGGGTGGGAGTGAGGCCCCAATGGGTCCCCTCCCCCATgcccaaatctggcttgggcccAGGGACAGCAgtcccttttcttaaccctttGAGAGCTGTTTCCTCCCACTTCCTGTTGAATCTGGGGAGGGAGGCTGCAAGTGTGGGCCCTGGCCCTCCTCACTTACTCAGAGACCTGGCATCCTTCCAGTTTCCTCTCAAGGTCGGCTTGCCCCCAGAGAAGGATAAAGGGGAGGAAGAGGAAGTGGAGGAAGAGGACAGCTTATTTAACCTCTGTGTCCCAGGCATTGTCACCCTCCAATCACCACTGCATAAGACTTTTAGGTCAACGGATACAGTGGGTAAGTGTGgtgccccctcctcccctcccaacCTGCCCCTTGGCCCAGGGAGCCCCCCGTTGGCCAGAGGCTCAGAAGTGCAATACCAGTTCTGACCACCAGGTGGTATCAGAGGACCTAAGATGATCGCCCCAGACCGGCGATCCGTGTGTTACCTCGGTGTGGCTGGGCTGGGTCTCGCCGGAAGGAGAAAGGGCCTCCTCCCTCCTGGCTGAGAGGCAGTGATGGGGGTTGTGATTGAGGCTGAGGCTCTTGAAGCGCCACCCTTTCCTCAGCCTAGATCGGGTAGCCCATTGCCTTGTAGCTACTTTGGAAAGCCACCTCCATCCCTGGTTTTCCCATCATGCGTTGctgtgtcccccccccccgcccccgcagcaGCCTAGACATGGGGAGCAGTTGGTTTAGTGGTAATAACATAATACGATAAAATTATTGTTGGCACTTACGTAACTGTTACTATGAGCCAGACCCTATTCTAAGTACTTTTCACATGATGCCACATTGCAACTTCATGAGGTAGGTCCTATCATTATCTCCACTTCACAGTGAGGAAACTAAGGAGCAGAGAGCTTAAATAACttctccaaagtcacacagctagtatgtggcagagctgggacttgaaccaggCAGTTTGGGCTCTAGATCTATGCTTTTGAGTTTGTGGCTGGAGGGAGGGGGGCAGATGTCTGCCCTCCTACATGTCTTCAGGCTTTGCAGGAGGGAATCTGTGGAAAGTGAGCTTCCTGGGGAAGGCAGGGTGGTGGGGAGATGGTATCTGGCTGGTTCCAGGTAATGGAAGAAGAAAGAGCTACAGACCAGAGATCGAACAGGGGTGGGATGAGATTTGGAGAACAGGAACCCCCTTCTCTTCCTTGGGTCCCCAGCAGGTTGCTCCCCTCTTCTCCTGCCTCCACCCCTCCCCGCCCACCTCTCCGACTTGACTCGCAGGTTTCGTGGAGTCAGAGTTGAAGAAGCTTCTGGCTGTGCAACGGGAGTCCCGCCTCTGGAAGATGGGCAGCAAAGAGGGCCGGGAGCTGCTGGCCCAGCCAGAGATCACCCTGGAGGAGGCGGGCGTTGTGGATGGCCAGGTATGTCTAGCCCATCCTGAcctccagctctctgcttgcgGGCACCAGAGATAGTGGGGTTGGAGGCCTCTCATCTTCACAGGGCCTTGCCCCTGGCATCAGTCTACACTTTGGGGAGATATAACCTCTGCTTGGTGATGGTGTTTCTGAGATTAGGACCCTGGTCCCCTGcacttgagtgtgtgtgtgtggcacacCCACTCACACACTTTTCCATCTATCTTTTTGTCTCTCACTGACCCAGATGTCCATTTTTAAGTCTTAGCTTTGCCTCGCTTGCTGTGTGGGCTTGGACAAGtcccttcacctctctgggcctcagtttcctcatctgtacagtgAGGGGATTTTTCCAGACAGGCTGTAGGGCTTTTCTGTGCATCTGTAATTCATATAATGTTgctgtttttccattctctgtcCCACTCCCGCGCAGTTCCACAAACACACATAGatgcactgggtgggtttgaggaCCGCCGTCCTGCTCACCCTCCCCGACATCAGCCTTGGGGCTTAAAGATTAAGCTTCTCTGAGTGCACATTGATGGCTCTGTTGTTAGAAAACCTGTCTGTGCCTTTTTTGAGCTCAGTTCCATTTCATTCATCAGTTCAGTCTTTCATTCAGGATTTGCCCCTCTTGGTCCATGTAGCTGAGAAAAGGCAAGAGCATAGGGTTCAGAGACCAAGTTCTTTGGTCAGAGTGCCTGTTCCGCCTGACTTGCTCTGTGACTTTGAATATAGGCCTTGGTTACTCCACCTGCAAGGATCTGGGAGATGAAGAGTATGTAGCCATAGCTGTAAGGACACTCCTGGTGCCAGGGATTACGATCTTCTTACTCTCACTCCTTGGGGGTAATGGATACAGAAAGGCATCCTACTCGTTGTCCTAACCCTGCCCTCACGCCTGTCTCACAGGAGCCCCCTCTACCGTGCTGAACAAGCTGCGTCACCTCACCCACAACCGCACAGAGCAATAGCTCTGACAGGGCCTTCTCACTGTTCCCTTTTCAGGGTTCTGATTCTTTCAGTCTGCTCTCATCCCTCCCTGCTCCTCCAGAACCACTTTCTAAGCCAGCCTGCCTGCTGGCGGTGGGAACCTAACCCAGTCCCAGTGGTCACAGCTCTGGGGTAGCGTGTGCAGTATTGGGGGGCCTAGGGAGTTCCtaaggtccttgggtggtaccaagtgatttgcaatcagctgctaacctcaaGATTTGTGGTTCAgacccactcagtggcactgcggaagaaaggcctggtgaccagcttccgaaaagattacagccaaagaaaccctatggagcagttctattctgtaacacatggggtcaccatgagctggaatcgatttgacagcaatgggtttggctttttttttttttttttcagggagtccctgggtagtggcAAGTGAGGGCCCAGCCCAGTCCTCACTTTGGAGACAGAGCTGCCTCAGGAATACCTCTCTCCCTTGGGTGTTTCAAGGGTCCTGGCCTCATCATCCCCTCCCCCCACTCTCTCTGTATCTGCCCTCAGGGACATCAAGCTGAGGGGGAAGGAAGTCCCTCCCCACCTTTGGGGAATGCTGGGGACCTGGGGGAGGGGCACTGAGGCAGCTGAAGCACCACCCTAAACTGGCGGGGAGGGCACCAAGCCTCCTTGGCATGGTGTCCAGGACAGCGGTGAAGGAAGGGAGGGGTTGGCTGTGGTACCTGACTCCTGGAACTTCCAAGGAGTTCCCGTAAGTTGGAGGGAGCTGGGTCAGCTGTGGGGATGTGGGGAAGGTCTAGAAAAGGTGGTTCTGGGAACTTGTCACTTGGGAGTAGATGGGAAGGTTATGGGGTGCAGAGCAGGGCCGGGAGGGAGCCCGAAGAAGCTGAGGCATCTTCCTTCACCCCTTCTGCCCCCAGCACCTGCTGCTCGAGGAGATGGACGAGATGGGGAACTGGCCTCCAGAGTGAAGCGGGCACTGGCCCTGAGTCTGCCCTGCCTGGGATGTGTCCCCCTCTTCTTAGGGCATGTCCAAGGAGCCCCTAGGGCCAAGTGGTCCTGGAATGACCAGTGTCCTTGTGTCTGCAGGGTGGGCCAGCCCAGCACTGCCCCACCATTGGATCCAGGCCTGCAGTGTTGGTAATAAAAACCCAGTTTGCTTTTGGCGGCTCTTCTGTCTGTCTTTGGACCCCACCACTTCATCCTCAGCTTCATCCAAGCCCAGTCTGTCCAGGATCTCAGTCTAATCCCCAGTCTGTACCCTGGGGGCTGCCAGGGTGTGGCTGCAGAGCCCTGGTCTCCGGTGGGATCTCTGCAGCAGGGCCCTGGAGCCAGGAGGACGGGAGGTAGGGTGGGCCCAACATGGGAGTGGGAGACAGCCCACCTCCAGATTGCCAGGGAGGCCCTGCTGCCCACAGTCCTGCGCTTGCTGGGAGGAGCTTCCCTGACATCCCTCCCTCCTCGAGTTCCCCAAGTTCCCAGGCCATGTTTGTGGCCTCACCAGGAGGATCCGGGAATTCTCTGGCAGGAAGTTCCTGCCCAGCTAGCTAAGGGACAAAGCCAGGAAAGCAGCGGCCCTGGGACCCTGGGGACCGCCTCAGCTATTTAGGGCCCCTGACTCAGGAGGCCTGGGCTGGGAGAACAGACGACAGGTCCCTGGGGTTGATGCAGGAGGGGCGGGTCCCAGGCTGGAGCAACCATCCTTTGCAACCCCATGGTTGGGGGGGGTAGTCCTGGTTTAGACACCAGGGGGCACTGTTTGTCAGGAGGCTCTGCTGACCTCCCTGTAAACCTGTTGCTTTGGAGGATGCCCAATTCCTCCCCTCTGCCTGGGTGCAGGCCAAGCTTCTAAGCATATATATGAAAGAGAGCAGCACTCCTGTTTATGGTAGCTTGTCTGACGTTCCCCACTGACCCCTACCACGTCCTTCATTACTGTGTCCAATCTGAGGACTGCTGCAGAGCTGAAGTTCAATGTCAGAACATGGCTGCCATTCTTAATAATTACTAGGATTGATAGCAACAAATGTTTGCTGGAGAGATGAGCCCATAGCCACATGCTTGGGTTGAGGTGGGGAGCTGTACACACCtggccccagcccagcccagcccagtgaAGCTGGAAGTCCCCTCCACCCCTCAATCCGGGTGGAGGGTGGCAATCAGAAGGGGGAGGGCTCAGAGAGGCTATCATCTCTTAAATGGGGCTGAGGGCTTTCTCCTGGGCTTCTTGGCCAGAGTCAATGGAGTCCTTGACTCAGTTTCTGAGCTAGGGGCTGGTGGAAAGACCCATCTGGACTGTCCCCCTGAGTCAGCTGGGAGGTGGCCTTGTGACCAGATGACTCACCTGTGCCCTAATTGTCCTACTAACCATTTCCTCCAAGAGTGCAGGCTGTTGTGTGTGTGGGCGGGGGgtgttaatttttattgtgttttaagtgaaagtttataaatcaagtcagtctctcatacaaaaatttatatacaccttgctttttttaatatattcctaattgctctccccctaatgagacagcacactccttccctccgctctctctccttgtgtctaTTCGGGCAGCtttggccccctctgccctctcatctcccctccagccaggagatgcccacatagtctgatgtgtctacttgatccaagaagttcattcctcaccagtatcatcttctatcccACAGTCTAGTCCAACcccaaagagttggctttgggaatggttcctgtcttgggctaacagaaggcctggggaccacgacctccggggtccttccagtctcagtcagaccattaatggGGGGGGTTGAAGGGTGGCCTGTGGGCTCCATGGGTACACCTGGCCCCTGCCCCAGCCCACATGGACATAGCACTCACTCTGGCCCCGCCCCCTGTTTATGGGCCCCATGGAGAGAACACCTCTCCTTCTGATCAGGCCTAGGCTGGAGAGGGAATCCCAGGCCCCGAGCCCCCCAGTACAGAGCTTCTGCCTATCCTGTACCATTGCCCCCTGGGTCAGGCTTGCCTCCTGGGCCTATCTGGGCACAGGAAGGCATAACACAGGATTGAGGTAGGCTGGGCCCCTGCTGGCAGCTCAGGATCCTTGACTTCTTTTGAGAATAAAGTGGTCACTCAAGCCACCTCAGCTTCTGGGCTGTGGCCACCCCATTTCAGGGACAGGAGCATCTCAATCTCAGAGCCCACAGGGTGGGGGCTGCTGGGTAGTGAGCAGAGCAGAAACTTTGGTTTTACTACCTGGGACCCAGGCTGGTCCCTCCCTCCTCTGCTCctcatttttcctttctgtcaGTGAGGAACAGGCTATCTCCAGTCCACTCCCAAGATTCCTGTGACTACAGAGGAGAGTGCCTCTGAGACCAGGAAGTGTGGCAGCTGGTCCTGTCGCTGTAGCAGGAGGGGGATCTGCGTGCACCACAGCCATGAGGGCTTGTTCCTGGCCTCACAGGGCTCCTGGGCTGGTTTCTGTGGATGGGCCTGGCCAGTCACTCATGGGTGGGATAGGCAGGGGCGAGGTGGCCCAAGGACCTGCTGTGGGGTCTAAAATGCCCCCAAACAATCAATCAGGTCTTAGGGTGAGGCCTTCATCCTGGAGAGACAACTGGTTTGTGGATCGGCAGGCcaggggggttgggggggagtGGTGGGGATCATGTACCATTTACCAGTGACTGAAGCTGATGGTGGGAGGCCCCGAGAGTGAGTGTAGAGGGTGGGTCTTGGGCTCAAGGCCAACATGGAGACAGGCCAGGCATGTCCGATGGGCCTCAAGGGAACACTGCAGACACATCTGTGGGTCAGACCTGGGAACTGGTTGTGTTTTAAAGGTGCCGTCCTCTCCTGGATGTACAGACAGCCAGGGTAGGGCTGCCAAGAACAGCTGTGCAGGCTGAAGGGCAAGAAAGATCTGAAACCCAGTCCGCTGGGCTCGGCTCACCAGCCATGCTCCCTTGCCAGTGTTGTGTCCACCTTGAGGGGGAGCCTTTTTCTAACTTGTCCAAAAGGGTCTATTGGGCTGGCAGTGGCCCTGGTCAGGCCCATGGAAGTTAAGTTGGGTCTTTATGTGAGGACTTGCCAAGTCTCTGTCACTGTCTGGGAttctctcttctcctttatcTATTGTCTCTCTCTATTGGTACCTGtgtgtttctgtctctctctctctccctgtgcttctctgtgtgtgtgtgtgtgtgtgtgtgtctgtctgtctgtctgtctttttctCACTGTATCCCTGGTAGGACAGAGGTGAGAAAAGCAGTCCTTAGGTCCATCCTGAGGGTATTTTGGGGACTCACTGGTGGCTGAAAGGAAGGCAGTAGGTGGGGCCATCTGGGAGCTGGGAGTAGGATAGGTGGACCCAGGGAAATCTGGGCACATCAAAGCTGGAGGCCGTGGGATGCCCCTCCCTGGAGGCCCCTGGCCAGGAACCCCAGGGGGATGCTGCTTGGGTCCCCAACTGGGGTCACTGGTAGCCAGCTGGGGTGAGAGGGAAGGTAAAACTGTTATTATTTTCCAGCTGGGAAATGAGATGGAGATCAGGAAGGTAGAGGGAAGAGACTGGACTGGGTTGGAACCTCTGCTCTGACTCTGAGAAATGCATGTGACTGCAGACAGATCCCAtgcctctctgaatctcagtttccacatctgtgaaatgggcgGATCCCAGGCTTCTTGTGTGGGCTGAATGAAGTGCTGTATGACTCATAGAGGTTTCTCAAAGAATACATGGAACAAATACTTATTAAGCTCCTAGTACATCTCAGTTCTGTTCTGGGGACTGGGGAATAGAGAAGTGAACAAGACATACAAAACCTGCACTTTTTTGGAGTTTATATCATTACTATGGGGACAGGCAGTAAACAGTAATATTTCAGGGGTGacaagtatatgaagaaaaacgaagGTGCGTAATGGGATAGAGAGACCCCAAGGATGCTGTTTTAGACAAGGGCATGGAATGGGAAAGGCCCCTCTGAGGAGGTCATATGTAGGCAGGGACCTGCAGGAAGTGAGGGAGGGAGCCATGAGGGAAAGGGCAttacaggcagagggaacagccagtgcaaatgCCCTGAGGCAGGAGAAGGCCTGGGGTGTTTGAGGAAGGGGAAGGAGGCCTGTGCTGCTGGCCGGGAGTGAGTGAGAGGGGACTAACAGGAGGTGAAATCAGAAAGGAAGTTAAGAAGATAGCGTACTTTGGCGGCCAGGCATTTTTTAGGATGCGGCTGTGAGGGGGTGCTTGACCACTAGGGGGCGCGCCTTGGCCCATTCGTCCGTGCAGAGGTCAGCTAACTAGTCTCTTCCGGCTTGGGTACCTCCGACGCCCGCCCCACAGGGTGGAGCGGGGGCCACCTGGGGCGTGGAGTCCAGGAAGGGGTTGTCGAAGGCACGTGGGCGGCCGGGTCACGCGTGGGCAAACGCAAAGGGAGGGCGGGAGGAGGCGGTTGGCAGCGGCAGGGCGCGTGCGCACCAAAGCACGGTAAATGCGTCCTGACTACGCAGCCTGGACTGTCCTGGGCTTCGGCTCGCCGAGAGTGCGCACCTGAGCCAGCGCGTGTCGGGACGTTTCTGCACCCTCTGGGCCCTCACTGGGATGGATGTCAGTGGAGCTCAGGGCTTCCTGTAGTGAAGGCAGTTTGATGTAAGTCGTCAGCAGACACGGATAAGACACATCCCTACCTTCATGAAGTTCACAgcctggtgggggaggggagcaacA encodes the following:
- the LOC135231248 gene encoding putative gametogenetin-binding protein 1, encoding MPKSGLGPGTAVPFLNPLRAVSSHFLLNLGREAASVGPGPPHLLRDLASFQFPLKVGLPPEKDKGEEEEVEEEDSLFNLCVPGIVTLQSPLHKTFRSTDTVGFVESELKKLLAVQRESRLWKMGSKEGRELLAQPEITLEEAGVVDGQHLLLEEMDEMGNWPPE